The proteins below come from a single Cupriavidus pauculus genomic window:
- a CDS encoding TetR/AcrR family transcriptional regulator, which translates to MATSDTKQRILSIARGMVQAHGYNALSFRDIAQEIGIKGPAVHHHYPTKGDLGAALARAYTDDAVVLLEELLLTSHSQREVFDRYVAVFRAALENDNRMCLCGIMSAELADLPEAVQVEVNRFTDVNIAWLTRLLALGGEPAPEKAPEDARRRRALAIFTAIEGAQLVARGHRDVAMFDRVIAAYREAGLCP; encoded by the coding sequence ATGGCTACTAGCGATACGAAGCAACGCATCCTCTCGATCGCCCGCGGCATGGTCCAGGCGCACGGATACAACGCGCTCAGTTTTCGGGACATCGCGCAGGAAATCGGGATCAAGGGACCGGCGGTCCACCACCATTACCCGACCAAGGGCGACCTCGGCGCGGCGTTGGCACGCGCCTATACCGACGACGCCGTGGTGCTGCTGGAGGAGCTGCTGCTGACCTCGCATTCGCAGCGCGAGGTATTCGACCGCTATGTCGCGGTATTCCGCGCGGCGCTCGAGAACGACAACCGGATGTGCCTCTGCGGCATCATGTCGGCCGAGCTCGCGGACCTGCCCGAGGCGGTGCAGGTGGAGGTGAACCGGTTTACGGACGTCAATATCGCGTGGCTCACGCGACTGCTGGCGCTTGGCGGGGAACCCGCGCCGGAGAAGGCCCCCGAGGATGCCCGCCGGCGCCGCGCGCTGGCCATCTTCACGGCGATAGAAGGCGCACAGCTCGTGGCGCGCGGACACCGGGACGTTGCGATGTTCGACCGTGTGATCGCCGCCTACCGCGAGGCGGGGCTATGCCCGTGA
- a CDS encoding SDR family NAD(P)-dependent oxidoreductase → MQMQKNLQQPLGSGFDRCTTAVQAVAGMDLHGRHYVVTGGHAGLGLEVTRALTGAGATVWVGARDPERAARAVAGLPRVQVAALELTDAASVDGFASHVLAGDVPLHGLINNAAIMAVPLLQRDARGHELQLSTNHIGHFRLAARLWPALVAARGARVVALSSGGHRFAGVDLEDPDYRGRPYDKWQAYGQSKSAASLFALELDRRGAPHGVRAFSVHPGAIETGLGVHLTRQDLVEIGALTPDGELTPRFAALYKTVEQGASTTVWCATSARLDGLGGLYCEDCDVAPLIPPTSDSLLGVLPHAVDPATARAWWTVSESLADLAFPV, encoded by the coding sequence ATGCAAATGCAAAAAAATCTCCAGCAACCGCTCGGCAGCGGGTTCGATCGGTGCACCACGGCCGTGCAGGCCGTCGCCGGCATGGACTTGCACGGCAGGCATTACGTCGTGACCGGCGGCCATGCGGGCCTTGGCCTCGAAGTCACGCGCGCGCTGACGGGCGCGGGCGCCACGGTATGGGTCGGCGCCCGCGACCCCGAACGCGCGGCGCGGGCCGTGGCCGGCCTGCCGCGCGTCCAGGTGGCCGCGCTGGAATTGACCGACGCGGCGTCGGTCGATGGCTTCGCGTCGCATGTGCTGGCCGGCGATGTTCCACTCCATGGCTTGATCAACAACGCCGCGATCATGGCCGTGCCGCTGCTGCAGCGCGATGCGCGCGGGCACGAATTGCAGTTGTCGACGAACCACATTGGACATTTTCGGCTTGCGGCGCGGCTCTGGCCGGCGCTCGTGGCCGCGCGCGGCGCGCGTGTGGTGGCATTGAGCTCCGGCGGGCACCGCTTCGCCGGCGTCGATCTGGAAGATCCGGACTACCGCGGGCGCCCCTACGACAAGTGGCAGGCGTACGGGCAGTCGAAGTCGGCGGCGTCGCTGTTCGCGCTTGAACTGGACCGCCGGGGCGCGCCCCATGGCGTGCGGGCGTTCTCCGTGCATCCCGGGGCGATCGAGACCGGGCTCGGCGTGCATCTGACGCGGCAGGATCTCGTCGAGATTGGCGCGCTGACGCCGGACGGCGAACTGACGCCCAGATTCGCGGCGCTCTACAAGACCGTGGAGCAGGGGGCGTCCACCACGGTCTGGTGTGCGACCAGCGCGCGGCTCGACGGGCTGGGCGGGCTGTATTGCGAAGATTGCGATGTCGCGCCGCTCATTCCCCCCACGTCGGACTCGCTGCTCGGCGTGCTGCCGCATGCGGTCGATCCGGCCACGGCGCGCGCGTGGTGGACCGTCAGCGAGTCGCTGGCCGACCTCGCATTCCCGGTCTGA
- a CDS encoding AraC family transcriptional regulator — protein sequence MLADPLSQWLLMLAARCTLSGSLHASGEWAVAFETHTTKINVVTEGEAWLVHDALEAPIRLRTGDGFMLTRAGTYETCSDPSLTPLPAAEVFIDHRGRIDGVSGTTRGSQCHIVGCALMLDALDIEFLMSTLPTVVVVHGADPSAASMRWLIMRLRDELAAPTPGADASQALLAQMLCVEIIRYWCRHGAETGLLGALRDDRIAAALRAMHGDVTRSWRVEELASQVAMSRSAFAARFKQLTGVAPLDYLLRWRMRVAAHALHGREEPMQRIAASVGYQSDSAFSLAFKRVYGVPPSAYRLAGGSAVAPNPDLSPEL from the coding sequence ATGCTCGCCGACCCGCTCTCCCAATGGCTGCTGATGCTGGCCGCCCGCTGCACGCTCAGCGGATCGCTGCACGCGAGCGGCGAATGGGCGGTGGCTTTCGAGACCCATACGACCAAGATCAACGTCGTCACCGAGGGCGAGGCGTGGCTCGTCCATGACGCCCTCGAGGCGCCTATTCGCCTGCGCACGGGCGACGGTTTCATGCTCACGCGCGCGGGCACCTACGAGACCTGCAGCGATCCGTCATTGACGCCGCTGCCTGCCGCCGAAGTGTTCATCGACCATCGCGGCAGGATCGACGGCGTGAGCGGCACGACGCGCGGCTCGCAGTGCCATATCGTGGGCTGCGCGCTGATGCTCGATGCGCTCGATATCGAATTCCTGATGTCCACGCTGCCCACCGTGGTCGTCGTGCACGGGGCCGATCCGAGCGCGGCGTCCATGCGCTGGCTGATCATGCGGCTGCGCGACGAGCTCGCGGCACCGACGCCCGGTGCCGACGCGAGCCAGGCCTTGCTCGCGCAGATGCTGTGCGTGGAAATCATTCGCTACTGGTGCCGGCATGGCGCGGAGACGGGCCTGCTCGGGGCCTTGCGCGACGATCGCATCGCGGCCGCGCTGCGGGCCATGCATGGCGATGTCACACGGTCCTGGCGCGTCGAGGAACTCGCCTCGCAGGTGGCGATGTCGCGCTCCGCGTTCGCGGCACGGTTCAAGCAGCTGACGGGCGTCGCCCCGCTCGATTACCTGCTGCGCTGGCGCATGCGCGTGGCCGCCCATGCGCTGCACGGCCGCGAGGAGCCGATGCAGCGCATCGCGGCATCCGTCGGCTACCAGTCCGACAGTGCGTTCAGCCTGGCCTTCAAGCGCGTCTACGGCGTGCCCCCATCGGCCTACCGCCTTGCCGGCGGCAGTGCCGTTGCCCCCAACCCCGATCTCTCCCCGGAACTTTGA
- a CDS encoding GNAT family N-acetyltransferase: MTAYQLDRATPADADAIVRIVNGAYRGQDGQAGWTSEAGLIAGQRIDAAQVARLIGADNPTVLVMRAAGGPVVATVCADRLDAGRTELGMLSVDVALQGGGAGKRLIALTEDWLRARGVAVACMTVVHARTELIAWYGRQGYLPNGETVPFPYDDPSVGLPLRDDLHFVVLEKPLR; this comes from the coding sequence ATGACCGCATACCAGCTCGACCGCGCCACCCCCGCTGACGCCGACGCCATCGTCCGCATCGTCAACGGCGCCTATCGCGGACAGGACGGCCAGGCCGGATGGACCTCCGAGGCGGGTCTGATCGCCGGCCAGCGCATCGATGCCGCGCAGGTGGCACGGCTCATCGGCGCGGACAACCCGACCGTACTCGTCATGCGAGCGGCCGGCGGCCCCGTGGTGGCGACCGTCTGCGCGGACCGGCTGGACGCCGGGCGGACCGAGCTCGGCATGCTGTCCGTGGATGTGGCATTGCAGGGCGGCGGCGCGGGCAAGCGGCTGATCGCGCTGACCGAGGACTGGCTGCGTGCCCGTGGCGTGGCCGTGGCATGCATGACCGTCGTGCACGCGCGGACCGAGCTGATCGCATGGTACGGGCGGCAAGGGTATCTGCCCAATGGCGAGACCGTGCCGTTTCCGTACGACGATCCGAGCGTGGGCCTGCCGCTGCGCGACGACCTGCACTTCGTCGTACTGGAAAAGCCGCTGCGCTGA
- a CDS encoding CoA-acylating methylmalonate-semialdehyde dehydrogenase: MSVTAFTDNRQVGHFINNEHVAAMSDRSQPVFNPATGEAARTVALGGSAEVEAAVAAAAAAFPAWADTPPLRRARVMQRFLQLMNENRDQLAAIITAEHGKVFSDAQGEVTRGIEVVEFACGIPQLLKGDYTDQVSTGIDNWTMRQPLGVVAGITPFNFPCMVPCWMFPVAIATGNTFVLKPSERDPSASLFMADLLAQAGLPKGVFNVVQGDKQAVDALIDHDDVRAVSFVGSTPIAQYISERSAARGKRVQALGGAKNHLVVMPDADVERTVDALIGAAYGSAGERCMAVSVAVLVGDIADRIMPVLAERTRGLVIGNGMDDKSEMGPVVTQQAKERIEGYIGLGVEEGAQLLVDGRNLQIPGHAGGFFVGGTLFDHVTPSMRIYNEEIFGPVLGCVRVKDLGAAIDLINAHEFGNGVSCYTSDGGVAREFSRRIQVGMVGINVPIPVPMAWHGFGGWKRSLFGDMHAYGEEGVRFYTKQKSIMQRWPQSIDKGAEFAMPTSK, translated from the coding sequence ATGAGCGTCACCGCCTTCACCGATAACCGCCAGGTCGGCCACTTCATCAACAACGAGCACGTGGCCGCGATGAGCGACCGATCGCAGCCGGTATTCAATCCGGCCACCGGCGAGGCCGCGCGTACCGTGGCGCTCGGTGGCAGCGCGGAAGTGGAAGCCGCCGTGGCAGCCGCGGCCGCCGCGTTCCCGGCCTGGGCCGATACCCCGCCGCTGCGCCGCGCCCGCGTGATGCAGCGCTTTCTGCAGCTGATGAACGAGAACCGCGACCAGCTCGCCGCGATCATCACCGCCGAGCATGGCAAGGTGTTCTCGGACGCGCAGGGCGAAGTCACGCGCGGCATCGAGGTCGTCGAGTTTGCCTGCGGCATTCCGCAATTGCTCAAGGGCGACTACACCGATCAGGTCAGCACCGGCATCGACAACTGGACCATGCGCCAGCCGCTGGGCGTGGTGGCCGGCATCACCCCGTTCAATTTCCCCTGCATGGTGCCCTGCTGGATGTTCCCGGTGGCGATCGCCACGGGCAACACGTTCGTGCTGAAGCCCAGCGAGCGCGACCCGAGCGCCAGCCTCTTCATGGCGGACCTGCTCGCGCAGGCCGGCCTGCCCAAGGGCGTGTTCAACGTCGTGCAGGGCGACAAGCAGGCCGTCGATGCGCTGATCGATCATGACGACGTGCGCGCGGTGAGCTTCGTCGGTTCGACGCCGATCGCGCAGTACATCAGCGAGCGTTCGGCCGCGCGCGGCAAGCGCGTGCAGGCGCTGGGCGGCGCGAAGAACCACCTCGTGGTCATGCCCGATGCCGACGTCGAGCGGACCGTCGATGCACTGATCGGCGCCGCCTACGGTTCGGCGGGCGAACGCTGCATGGCCGTGTCCGTGGCGGTACTGGTCGGCGATATCGCCGATCGCATCATGCCGGTGCTGGCGGAACGCACGCGCGGTCTCGTCATCGGCAACGGCATGGACGACAAGTCCGAGATGGGCCCGGTGGTCACGCAACAGGCGAAGGAACGCATCGAGGGCTATATCGGGCTGGGCGTGGAGGAAGGCGCGCAGCTGCTCGTCGATGGCCGCAACCTGCAAATTCCCGGCCATGCGGGCGGCTTCTTCGTGGGCGGCACGCTGTTCGACCACGTCACGCCGTCGATGCGCATCTACAACGAGGAAATCTTCGGGCCGGTGCTGGGCTGCGTCCGCGTGAAGGACCTCGGCGCGGCCATCGACCTGATCAACGCGCACGAGTTCGGTAACGGCGTGTCCTGCTACACGAGCGACGGCGGCGTGGCGCGCGAGTTCTCGCGCCGCATCCAGGTCGGGATGGTCGGGATCAACGTGCCCATTCCGGTGCCGATGGCATGGCATGGCTTCGGCGGCTGGAAGCGCAGCCTGTTCGGCGACATGCACGCCTATGGCGAGGAAGGCGTGCGGTTCTACACCAAGCAGAAGTCGATCATGCAGCGGTGGCCGCAGAGCATCGACAAGGGCGCCGAATTCGCGATGCCGACCTCGAAGTAA
- a CDS encoding LysR family transcriptional regulator, translated as MENDNKETRWSNVYSLVVLGELGSYTAAAARLGLSKSALSQRIAELERAAGVALVRRTTRSMRLTEAGQQLADATRESFDEIERSFAGVRDLVGEPRGLVRVTAPVALGRQQIVPRIPAFLKTHPDVRIELELSDRLSSLVQEGFDLAIRHTAAAPDTHVAWTLCRTHAVLVASRAYLDRHGTPATPEALADHVCLPYFRRGESPAWSFEPVRGNGARRNVAIRGSFAANNSEVLREAALQGLGIALLPDFSAQDELRAGRLVQVLPNWRSAGAFGNHLFAIRPYSPYVPLAVRAFVEYLRQALKDGFKT; from the coding sequence ATGGAAAACGATAACAAAGAGACGCGCTGGTCCAACGTCTATTCGCTGGTGGTGCTCGGCGAGCTCGGCAGCTATACGGCTGCCGCGGCGCGCCTCGGGCTCAGCAAGAGCGCGCTGAGCCAGCGGATTGCCGAACTCGAACGGGCGGCCGGTGTGGCGCTCGTCCGGCGGACCACGCGCAGCATGCGATTGACGGAGGCGGGCCAGCAGCTCGCCGACGCCACGCGCGAGTCGTTCGACGAGATCGAGCGGAGCTTTGCCGGGGTGCGGGATCTCGTCGGCGAGCCGCGGGGGCTGGTGCGGGTGACCGCACCGGTCGCGCTGGGCCGCCAGCAGATCGTGCCGCGCATTCCGGCATTCCTGAAGACGCATCCAGACGTGCGGATCGAACTGGAGTTGTCGGACCGGCTGTCTTCGCTCGTGCAGGAAGGCTTCGATCTGGCGATTCGTCACACCGCGGCGGCGCCGGACACCCACGTGGCCTGGACGCTATGCCGCACGCACGCGGTGCTGGTCGCCTCCCGCGCGTATCTGGACCGCCATGGCACGCCGGCCACGCCGGAGGCGCTGGCGGATCACGTCTGCCTGCCCTACTTCCGGCGCGGCGAGTCCCCGGCATGGAGCTTCGAGCCCGTGCGCGGCAACGGCGCCCGGCGCAATGTCGCGATTCGCGGAAGCTTTGCGGCGAACAATAGCGAGGTGTTGCGCGAGGCGGCCCTGCAGGGGCTCGGCATTGCGCTGCTCCCCGATTTCTCGGCGCAGGACGAACTGCGCGCGGGCAGGCTCGTGCAGGTCCTGCCCAACTGGCGCTCGGCCGGCGCGTTCGGCAACCACCTGTTCGCCATCCGGCCCTATAGCCCGTATGTGCCGCTCGCGGTACGGGCATTCGTCGAGTATCTGCGGCAGGCGCTCAAGGACGGTTTCAAGACCTGA
- a CDS encoding alpha/beta hydrolase: MKLQRSLVAAVAAISAFGVLGFSQAAHAQEKPAPVKNVVLVHGLYADGSSWEKVIPILQAKGLHVTAVQNPTTSLDADVDAVKRALALQDGPTVLVAHSYGGMVISEAGVDPKVSSLVYIAARAPDAGEDYPALTKKFPSAPAGAGLQWSGDYAKLSEQAFVKDFAGDLPVEQARAYYAVQQPMGRPITMARTTVAAWRQKPSYYAVSTEDRTINPDLERFMAKRMGAHTIELPSSHVSLLSHPQEVANLILQAAGQSGN; the protein is encoded by the coding sequence ATGAAACTCCAACGCTCGCTGGTGGCCGCGGTGGCCGCGATTTCCGCTTTTGGTGTTCTTGGCTTCTCGCAAGCCGCACACGCGCAGGAGAAGCCCGCGCCCGTCAAGAACGTGGTGCTCGTGCACGGCCTGTACGCCGACGGCTCCAGCTGGGAGAAGGTCATTCCGATCCTGCAGGCAAAGGGCCTGCACGTGACCGCCGTGCAGAACCCGACCACCTCGCTCGATGCCGACGTGGACGCCGTCAAGCGCGCCCTCGCGCTGCAGGACGGCCCGACCGTGCTGGTCGCGCATTCCTATGGCGGCATGGTCATCAGCGAGGCCGGCGTCGATCCCAAGGTGTCGTCGCTCGTCTATATCGCCGCCCGCGCGCCGGACGCCGGCGAAGACTACCCTGCCCTGACGAAGAAATTCCCGTCCGCCCCGGCCGGCGCCGGCCTGCAATGGTCGGGCGACTACGCCAAGCTGTCCGAACAGGCGTTCGTGAAGGACTTCGCCGGCGACCTGCCCGTCGAGCAGGCGCGCGCGTATTATGCGGTGCAGCAGCCGATGGGCCGCCCGATCACGATGGCCAGGACCACGGTCGCCGCATGGCGCCAGAAGCCGTCGTACTACGCCGTGTCCACGGAGGACCGCACGATCAACCCCGATCTGGAGCGCTTTATGGCCAAGCGCATGGGTGCCCATACGATCGAACTGCCGTCGAGCCATGTCTCGCTGCTCTCGCACCCGCAGGAAGTCGCGAACCTGATCCTCCAGGCCGCCGGCCAGTCGGGAAACTGA
- a CDS encoding (2Fe-2S)-binding protein, which translates to MTTTLKINGQVHEVDLSPDTPLLWTLRDSLGFTGTKFGCGMALCGACTVHVDGQPTRSCVTPISTVASKSVNTIESVENDRVGKAVQDAWVELGVAQCGYCQAGQIMTATAFLKSNPRPTDAQIVSAMSGNICRCGTYTRINAAVKRAAATLNGRTA; encoded by the coding sequence ATGACCACCACACTAAAAATCAACGGTCAGGTCCATGAGGTGGACCTTTCACCGGATACGCCCCTGCTGTGGACGCTGCGCGATTCGCTCGGCTTCACGGGTACGAAGTTCGGCTGCGGCATGGCGCTCTGCGGTGCCTGCACCGTCCACGTCGATGGCCAGCCCACGCGTTCGTGCGTGACGCCGATCTCGACGGTCGCCAGCAAGTCGGTCAATACCATCGAGTCCGTCGAAAACGATCGCGTCGGCAAGGCCGTCCAGGACGCCTGGGTCGAGCTTGGCGTGGCGCAGTGCGGCTACTGCCAGGCCGGTCAGATCATGACCGCGACCGCGTTTCTGAAGTCCAACCCCCGTCCCACCGATGCCCAGATCGTGTCCGCGATGAGCGGCAATATCTGCCGCTGTGGCACCTATACGCGCATCAACGCAGCCGTGAAGCGCGCCGCCGCCACGCTGAATGGGAGGACCGCATGA
- a CDS encoding xanthine dehydrogenase family protein molybdopterin-binding subunit has product MTNAPDTGAPARPSRRTFLQAGAALTLAVQAGGLVSLAHAAEPKKYGGDAMPGGVVDNPLVFVSIATDGTVTIVAHRVEMGTGVRTSLPMVVADEMEADWTRVKIVQADANEARYGSQNVDGSRSMRHFLTPMRRVGASARQMLEAAAAAQWGVPVSEVQARNHEVLHTASGRRLGFGELAEAAAKQPVPAANTLVLKKPEAFRYIGKGKILPTDSRDIARGRATYGIDVRLPGMVYAVIARPPVYGGKVKSYDATEALKVPGVQRVVEIKPYDGPPLFNPVGGIAVVASNTWAAMQGRAALKIDWDNAGTTNAAYDSVAFRGALQTASKQPGKAMRNDGDALSTLSAAPAARKISAEYYIPHLAHASMESPVATARFVDGKCEIWAPSQAPQGALESVAKHVGLDPKDVTVHLTLLGGGFGRKSMADFISEAALVSKALGGTPVKLQWTRDDDIRHDYYHTVSVERLEASLDNGGKPTAWLHRSAAPTIASTFKVGAEGKADFEAAMTAINIPYGIPAIRLESADVPAHVRIGWFRSVSNIPHAFAVQSFVSELAHKAGRDPKDYLLDLIGPPRRIDPTTLSDKWNYNESPEVYPLDTGRMRRVVEEAARRANWGRKLPKGHGLGIAMAYSFVTYVATVVEVAVDAKGEITIPRVDMAIDCGPQVNPERIRSQVEGGCVMGVGLAMLGEITFKDGSVQQSNFHDFEVLRSHMAPRAIHTWLVGGDFDVPAGGVGEPPVPPVAPALCNAIFAATGKRIRSLPIRDQLTRT; this is encoded by the coding sequence ATGACGAACGCTCCCGATACCGGCGCGCCGGCGCGTCCTTCGCGCCGTACGTTCCTGCAGGCCGGCGCGGCCCTGACGCTCGCGGTGCAGGCCGGCGGCCTCGTGTCGCTGGCCCACGCGGCCGAGCCCAAGAAGTATGGCGGTGACGCGATGCCGGGCGGCGTGGTCGACAATCCGCTCGTCTTCGTGTCGATCGCCACCGACGGCACCGTGACCATCGTCGCGCACCGCGTGGAAATGGGCACCGGCGTACGCACCAGCCTCCCGATGGTCGTGGCCGACGAAATGGAAGCCGACTGGACCCGCGTGAAGATCGTGCAGGCCGACGCCAACGAAGCGCGCTACGGCAGCCAGAACGTCGACGGCTCCCGCAGCATGCGCCATTTCCTCACGCCGATGCGCCGCGTGGGCGCCTCCGCGCGGCAGATGCTCGAAGCCGCCGCGGCCGCCCAGTGGGGCGTGCCCGTCAGCGAGGTGCAGGCACGCAACCACGAGGTCCTGCACACGGCCAGCGGCCGACGCCTCGGTTTCGGCGAACTCGCGGAAGCCGCGGCGAAGCAGCCCGTGCCGGCCGCGAACACGCTCGTGCTCAAGAAGCCCGAAGCGTTCCGCTATATCGGCAAGGGCAAGATCCTGCCGACCGACAGCCGCGATATCGCGCGCGGCCGGGCCACCTACGGCATCGACGTCCGCCTGCCGGGCATGGTGTACGCCGTGATCGCGCGCCCGCCGGTCTACGGCGGCAAGGTGAAAAGCTACGATGCCACCGAGGCGCTGAAGGTCCCGGGCGTGCAGCGCGTGGTCGAGATCAAGCCCTATGACGGTCCGCCGCTGTTCAACCCGGTGGGCGGCATCGCCGTGGTCGCGTCCAATACGTGGGCCGCGATGCAGGGCCGCGCCGCGCTGAAGATCGACTGGGATAACGCGGGGACGACGAACGCGGCGTACGATTCCGTCGCGTTCCGCGGCGCGCTGCAGACCGCCTCGAAGCAACCGGGCAAGGCCATGCGCAACGACGGCGACGCACTGTCGACGTTGTCCGCCGCGCCGGCCGCGCGCAAGATCTCGGCCGAGTACTACATTCCCCACCTCGCGCACGCGTCGATGGAATCGCCGGTGGCCACCGCGCGCTTCGTCGATGGCAAGTGCGAGATCTGGGCGCCGTCGCAGGCCCCGCAGGGCGCGCTGGAAAGCGTGGCCAAGCACGTCGGGCTCGACCCGAAGGACGTCACGGTCCATCTGACGCTGCTCGGCGGCGGCTTTGGCCGCAAGTCCATGGCCGACTTCATCTCCGAGGCCGCGCTGGTTTCCAAGGCCCTCGGGGGCACGCCGGTCAAGCTCCAGTGGACGCGCGACGACGATATTCGCCACGATTACTACCACACGGTGTCCGTGGAACGGCTCGAGGCCTCGCTCGACAATGGCGGCAAGCCGACCGCATGGCTGCATCGCTCGGCCGCACCGACCATCGCCTCCACCTTCAAGGTGGGTGCCGAAGGCAAGGCCGACTTCGAAGCCGCGATGACCGCGATCAATATCCCTTACGGGATTCCCGCCATCCGGCTCGAGTCGGCGGACGTGCCCGCGCACGTACGCATCGGCTGGTTCCGCTCGGTCTCGAATATTCCGCATGCATTCGCGGTGCAGAGCTTCGTCAGCGAACTCGCCCACAAGGCGGGCCGCGACCCGAAGGACTATCTGCTGGACCTGATCGGCCCGCCGCGCCGCATCGACCCGACCACGCTGTCGGACAAGTGGAACTACAACGAGTCCCCCGAGGTATATCCGCTCGACACCGGCCGCATGCGCCGCGTCGTCGAAGAAGCCGCGCGCCGCGCGAACTGGGGCCGCAAGCTGCCGAAGGGCCACGGCCTCGGCATTGCCATGGCATACAGCTTCGTCACGTACGTGGCCACGGTGGTGGAAGTGGCCGTCGATGCCAAGGGCGAGATCACGATCCCGCGTGTCGATATGGCGATCGACTGCGGCCCGCAGGTCAATCCCGAGCGTATCCGTTCGCAGGTCGAAGGCGGTTGCGTGATGGGCGTGGGCCTGGCCATGCTCGGCGAGATCACGTTCAAGGATGGCAGCGTGCAGCAGAGCAACTTCCACGACTTCGAGGTGCTGCGCTCGCATATGGCTCCGCGCGCGATCCATACGTGGCTGGTCGGCGGGGACTTCGACGTGCCCGCCGGCGGTGTCGGCGAACCGCCGGTGCCGCCCGTCGCGCCCGCGCTGTGCAATGCGATCTTCGCGGCAACGGGCAAGCGTATCCGCTCGCTGCCGATCCGCGATCAGCTCACGCGCACCTGA
- a CDS encoding thioredoxin family protein, producing the protein MRNAIRVALAAAGVAALYIVGAGASIGTPTVGDQGKAPEFAGIDKWLNSPPLKMEQLRGKVVLVDFWTYSCINCVNTLPYVKQWYEKYKDKGLVVVGVHTPEFPFEKSTSNVEAAIKRFGITYPVAQDNNYATWSAYSNQYWPATYLIDADGKIVYKHYGEGAYAETESVIQKLLAERKP; encoded by the coding sequence ATGCGTAATGCCATCCGCGTCGCCCTCGCCGCCGCCGGCGTGGCGGCCCTCTATATCGTTGGCGCGGGCGCCAGCATCGGCACGCCCACCGTCGGCGACCAGGGCAAGGCGCCCGAGTTCGCCGGCATCGACAAGTGGCTCAACTCGCCCCCGCTGAAGATGGAACAGCTGCGCGGCAAGGTCGTGCTCGTCGATTTCTGGACGTACTCGTGCATCAACTGCGTGAACACGCTGCCCTACGTCAAGCAGTGGTACGAGAAGTACAAGGACAAGGGCCTCGTGGTCGTCGGTGTGCACACGCCCGAGTTTCCGTTCGAGAAATCGACGTCGAACGTGGAGGCCGCGATCAAGCGTTTCGGCATCACGTATCCGGTGGCGCAGGACAACAACTATGCGACGTGGTCCGCGTACAGCAACCAGTACTGGCCCGCGACGTACCTGATCGACGCCGACGGCAAGATCGTCTACAAGCACTATGGCGAAGGCGCCTACGCCGAGACCGAGTCCGTCATCCAGAAGCTGCTTGCCGAGCGCAAGCCCTGA
- a CDS encoding flagellar brake protein: MRKEVQADDIELGRPLKSALVDELGFPVADEGTVFQTDEERRMVLQAGRCFWADDMAPLGADEPGSPWHDRYGLPVGTLLHVKRPGDASRAAVSRLIGFAEGAAFIAWPNLTGKAVDVVEGETVLFRGFTGTSILSFSARVHASSRTPFPYWMLADIQNVETREMRGSVRVPVRVVAKLTVVDGSMPPQTVLLTDLSLGGASINTASDALSEPGREVRLEFTLRAAGIKSKFSITGFTRDDGDGTVEAPFHGVGVAFDGCGEREAILLHAFIHEKLLESATMRPGGALGE, translated from the coding sequence ATGCGAAAAGAGGTTCAGGCGGACGACATCGAACTGGGCAGGCCCCTGAAATCGGCGCTGGTCGACGAGCTCGGGTTTCCGGTAGCGGACGAGGGCACCGTCTTCCAGACCGACGAGGAGCGCCGGATGGTGCTTCAGGCCGGCCGCTGCTTCTGGGCGGACGACATGGCGCCGCTCGGCGCGGACGAACCCGGATCGCCCTGGCACGACCGCTACGGCCTGCCGGTGGGCACGCTGCTGCACGTCAAGCGGCCCGGCGATGCGAGTCGCGCGGCCGTCAGCCGGCTGATCGGCTTTGCCGAGGGCGCGGCCTTTATCGCGTGGCCGAACCTGACCGGCAAGGCGGTCGATGTCGTCGAGGGCGAAACGGTCCTGTTCCGCGGCTTTACCGGCACCAGCATCCTGAGCTTCTCCGCGCGCGTCCATGCATCGTCCCGCACGCCGTTTCCCTATTGGATGCTGGCCGATATCCAGAACGTGGAGACCCGCGAGATGCGCGGCAGCGTGCGCGTGCCCGTGCGCGTGGTCGCCAAGCTGACGGTCGTCGATGGCAGCATGCCGCCCCAGACGGTCTTGCTGACGGACCTGAGCCTCGGCGGGGCATCGATCAACACGGCCAGCGATGCGCTGTCCGAACCGGGCCGCGAGGTCCGGCTGGAATTCACGCTGCGCGCGGCTGGCATCAAGTCGAAGTTCTCGATTACGGGCTTTACGCGCGACGATGGCGACGGCACCGTCGAGGCGCCGTTCCACGGCGTGGGCGTGGCGTTCGACGGCTGCGGCGAACGCGAGGCCATCCTGCTCCACGCGTTTATCCACGAGAAGCTGCTCGAGAGCGCCACCATGCGGCCCGGTGGCGCGCTCGGGGAGTAA